One stretch of Deinococcus ficus DNA includes these proteins:
- a CDS encoding AAA family ATPase, with amino-acid sequence MRTADDTLPRTAPVNPNDVDLSKVLSVLKRHWLPLLLIPSLTAGGTYALLNRVPPTYQAGTSIMSGGTSNGNLALNGAIVSATQLPEGAVDSVIHSRALVEQVIGAVQSSSLPPQLKSEIASDLRAELSSGQYRRLQVRTKIDNQQRGVYTLTSTAESPAAARVLANAATQSLLQWDVDRVRIGVTQARRNLQDQLDNLTARLATLPPNSVERDSLVAARGQLLLSLSQATVLEQGAIGSLVRLAEANDPSRPIAPKPLRNAVLAFLLALFATAGSVLLRDSLRRKINAPADLPPGLPILGSVPRLKSRKRSAVLQNDHSGAYEAGGFIRVNVLAKLEGHSHPVIVVTSPGPFNGKSTVTAMMAKALAEGGRRVLLIDLDLHRPTQHEFWPVAGLEWRPLPEAVTTPNAQRSILDAAAHPDQASVLAVAENIDLLPAQAVSRQVVTALNNLNLMQQIRTWAQQYDAVLLDTPPVLALSDALLLGQASDGVVMVASSGETSTQELERAVDAFTATQGRLLGVILNKVPRSSEGYAYYSYRR; translated from the coding sequence ATGCGAACAGCCGACGACACCCTGCCCCGGACAGCGCCGGTCAACCCGAACGACGTTGACCTGAGCAAAGTCCTCAGTGTTCTCAAGCGGCACTGGCTGCCCCTCCTCCTGATTCCTAGCCTGACCGCCGGGGGAACCTACGCCCTGCTCAACCGCGTGCCCCCGACGTACCAGGCGGGCACCAGCATCATGTCCGGCGGAACTTCGAACGGGAACCTCGCCCTGAACGGGGCCATCGTTTCAGCCACGCAACTGCCGGAAGGCGCGGTGGACTCGGTCATTCACAGTCGCGCCCTGGTCGAGCAGGTGATCGGTGCCGTGCAAAGCTCGTCCCTGCCTCCGCAATTGAAAAGCGAGATCGCCAGCGATCTTCGTGCGGAACTGTCCAGCGGGCAGTACCGCCGACTGCAAGTCCGCACGAAAATCGACAATCAGCAGCGGGGCGTGTACACCCTGACGTCCACCGCCGAATCACCGGCCGCCGCGCGCGTCCTCGCGAACGCGGCCACGCAGAGCCTCCTCCAGTGGGACGTCGACCGCGTCCGGATCGGCGTCACCCAGGCCCGCCGGAACCTTCAGGACCAGCTCGACAACCTCACCGCACGCCTGGCCACCCTCCCCCCGAACAGTGTGGAACGCGACAGTCTCGTCGCGGCTCGCGGGCAACTTCTGCTGAGCCTCTCGCAGGCCACCGTTCTGGAGCAGGGGGCCATCGGGAGTCTCGTGCGCCTGGCCGAAGCGAACGATCCCAGCCGGCCCATCGCTCCGAAACCCCTCCGGAACGCTGTCCTCGCGTTCCTGCTGGCGCTGTTCGCCACGGCGGGCAGCGTCCTCCTGCGGGACTCGCTGCGCCGCAAGATCAACGCTCCGGCGGATCTGCCCCCCGGCCTGCCCATCCTGGGAAGCGTACCCCGCCTGAAAAGCCGCAAACGCAGTGCGGTGCTGCAAAACGACCATAGCGGCGCTTACGAGGCGGGCGGGTTCATTCGCGTGAACGTCCTCGCGAAACTCGAGGGCCACAGTCACCCGGTCATCGTGGTCACCAGCCCGGGCCCGTTCAACGGGAAGAGCACCGTCACGGCCATGATGGCCAAAGCCCTCGCCGAAGGTGGACGGCGCGTCCTCCTGATCGACCTTGATCTCCACCGGCCCACGCAGCACGAGTTCTGGCCGGTCGCCGGGCTGGAATGGCGGCCCCTGCCGGAGGCCGTCACGACACCGAACGCGCAGCGCAGCATCCTGGATGCCGCCGCGCACCCCGATCAGGCGAGCGTCCTGGCGGTCGCGGAGAACATCGATCTCCTCCCCGCGCAGGCCGTCAGCCGTCAGGTGGTCACGGCCCTGAATAACCTGAATCTCATGCAGCAGATCCGCACCTGGGCGCAGCAGTACGACGCCGTGCTGCTCGACACGCCGCCCGTCCTGGCGCTCTCCGACGCCCTCCTGTTGGGGCAGGCCAGCGACGGCGTCGTGATGGTCGCCAGCTCAGGCGAGACGTCCACGCAGGAACTCGAGCGGGCAGTGGACGCCTTCACGGCCACGCAGGGCAGGCTGCTGGGCGTCATCCTGAACAAGGTGCCCAGGTCCAGCGAAGGGTACGCCTACTACAGTTACCGCCGCTGA